A region of Micromonospora sp. WMMD882 DNA encodes the following proteins:
- the msrB gene encoding peptide-methionine (R)-S-oxide reductase MsrB produces MSLSDNELPRTEDEWRVRLTPEEFRVLRQAGTERAWTGEYVDTKTRGVYHCRACGARLFSSDTKFDSHCGWPSFDDALPGAVREIDDDSLGMRRTEIRCARCDSHLGHVFHGERFTPKDTRHCVNSVSIRLEPTPD; encoded by the coding sequence GTGAGTCTTTCCGACAACGAACTGCCCCGCACCGAGGACGAGTGGCGGGTCCGGCTGACCCCGGAGGAGTTCCGGGTGCTGCGGCAGGCCGGCACCGAGCGCGCGTGGACCGGCGAGTACGTCGACACCAAGACGCGGGGCGTCTACCACTGCCGGGCCTGCGGGGCGCGGCTGTTCTCCAGCGACACCAAGTTCGACTCGCACTGCGGCTGGCCGAGCTTCGACGACGCGCTGCCCGGGGCGGTACGGGAGATCGACGACGACAGCCTCGGCATGCGGCGCACCGAGATCCGCTGCGCCCGCTGCGACAGCCACCTGGGGCACGTCTTCCACGGCGAGAGGTTCACCCCGAAGGACACCCGGCACTGCGTCAACTCGGTCTCCATCCGGCTGGAGCCGACCCCGGACTGA
- a CDS encoding class I SAM-dependent methyltransferase has translation MAVTRNVYTHGHHETVLRSHRWRTAENSAGYLLPYLTPESALLDVGCGPGTITADLAARVARVTAVEVTGEALGLARAEARSRGRDDIEFRVADVHALDLPDATYDVVHAHQVLQHVADPVRALGEMRRVCRPGGVVAARDSDYAAFTWYPRVPALDDWLALYQRAARANGGEPDAGRRLLSWARAAGFTEVTATASTWCFATGQDRQWWGGMWADRIRRSALADQALATGLATPADLARLSDGWREWAAADDGWFAILHGEILCRA, from the coding sequence ATGGCCGTCACCCGCAACGTCTACACCCACGGGCACCACGAGACGGTGCTGCGCTCGCACCGCTGGCGTACCGCGGAGAACTCGGCCGGCTACCTCCTGCCGTACCTCACCCCGGAGTCGGCACTGCTCGACGTCGGCTGCGGACCCGGCACCATCACGGCCGACCTGGCCGCCCGGGTCGCCCGGGTCACCGCCGTCGAGGTGACCGGGGAGGCGCTCGGCCTGGCCCGCGCCGAGGCCCGTTCCCGGGGACGGGACGACATCGAGTTCCGGGTCGCCGACGTGCACGCGCTCGACCTGCCCGACGCCACGTACGACGTGGTCCACGCCCATCAGGTGCTCCAGCACGTCGCCGACCCGGTCCGGGCGTTGGGCGAGATGCGCCGGGTGTGCCGGCCCGGCGGGGTCGTCGCCGCCCGGGACAGCGACTACGCCGCGTTCACCTGGTACCCCCGGGTGCCGGCGCTGGACGACTGGCTCGCCCTCTACCAGCGGGCCGCCCGCGCCAACGGCGGTGAGCCCGACGCCGGCCGGCGGCTGCTGTCCTGGGCCCGGGCCGCCGGTTTCACCGAGGTCACCGCGACCGCGAGCACCTGGTGCTTCGCCACCGGGCAGGACCGGCAGTGGTGGGGCGGCATGTGGGCCGACCGGATCCGCCGCTCGGCGCTGGCCGACCAGGCGCTGGCCACCGGCCTGGCCACCCCGGCGGACCTGGCCCGGCTCTCCGACGGCTGGCGCGAGTGGGCCGCCGCCGACGACGGCTGGTTCGCCATCCTGCACGGCGAGATCCTCTGCCGCGCCTGA
- the hemQ gene encoding hydrogen peroxide-dependent heme synthase, which produces MTEQTNAARLRELNDSIRYTMWSVFRATSALPALRDNVAAEAEALVEELAGKDVTVRGTYDVAGLRADADLMIWWHSASSDALQDAYGRFRRTALGRATAPVWSQMALHRPAEFNKSHIPAFLAGEEARAYVCVYPFVRSYEWYLLPDAERRELLAEHGRMARGYPDVRANTVASFALGDYEWMLAFEADELHRIVDLMRDLRASRARRHVREEIPFYTGRRRSLTEIVTALP; this is translated from the coding sequence GTGACCGAGCAGACCAACGCGGCCCGGCTGCGGGAGTTGAACGACAGCATCCGCTACACGATGTGGTCGGTGTTCCGGGCCACCAGCGCGCTGCCGGCGCTGCGGGACAACGTCGCCGCCGAGGCCGAGGCCCTGGTGGAGGAGCTGGCCGGCAAGGACGTGACGGTCCGGGGCACGTACGACGTCGCCGGGCTGCGGGCCGACGCGGACCTGATGATCTGGTGGCACTCCGCCTCCAGTGACGCCCTGCAGGACGCCTACGGGCGGTTCCGGCGCACCGCGTTGGGGCGGGCGACGGCCCCGGTCTGGTCGCAGATGGCGCTGCACCGGCCGGCCGAGTTCAACAAGAGCCACATCCCGGCGTTCCTGGCCGGCGAGGAGGCCCGGGCGTACGTCTGCGTCTACCCGTTCGTGCGGTCGTACGAGTGGTACCTGCTGCCCGACGCCGAGCGGCGGGAGCTGCTCGCCGAGCACGGCCGGATGGCCCGAGGCTACCCGGACGTGCGGGCCAACACGGTGGCCTCGTTCGCGCTGGGTGACTACGAGTGGATGCTCGCGTTCGAGGCCGACGAGCTGCACCGGATCGTCGACCTGATGCGGGACCTGCGCGCCTCCCGGGCCCGCCGGCACGTCCGCGAGGAGATCCCCTTCTACACCGGCCGACGCCGCTCGCTCACCGAGATCGTCACCGCCCTGCCCTGA
- a CDS encoding GNAT family N-acetyltransferase encodes MPRATEVRVASFLDLPPRTFHDLLKLRIDVFVVEQRCPYPELDGRDVEPGTRHLWLTEDGAVLAYLRILADPGGVERIGRVVVAPTARRGGHAGRLMHEALAVVGRRPCVLEAQSYLVDFYARHGFTASGPEYVEDGIPHTPMRRDPTP; translated from the coding sequence CTGCCACGCGCCACCGAGGTCCGGGTCGCCTCGTTCCTCGACCTGCCCCCCAGGACCTTCCACGACCTGCTGAAACTGCGGATCGACGTGTTCGTGGTGGAGCAGCGCTGCCCGTACCCGGAACTCGACGGGCGGGACGTCGAGCCCGGTACCCGCCACCTGTGGCTGACCGAGGACGGCGCCGTCCTCGCGTACCTGCGGATCCTGGCCGACCCCGGCGGGGTGGAACGGATCGGCCGGGTGGTGGTCGCCCCGACGGCGCGCCGCGGCGGACACGCGGGCCGGCTGATGCACGAGGCGCTGGCCGTGGTCGGCCGCCGGCCGTGCGTGCTGGAGGCGCAGTCGTACCTGGTCGACTTCTACGCCCGGCACGGGTTCACCGCCAGCGGCCCGGAGTACGTCGAGGACGGCATCCCGCACACGCCGATGCGCCGCGACCCCACCCCCTGA
- the hemG gene encoding protoporphyrinogen oxidase, producing the protein MRRPWRIAVVGGGITGLAAAVRLRDRAPAGTTITVYEQSGALGGKLRTGRLAGATVEFGAESFLMRDPAGGESAAVALVRRLGLTDRLVHPTVGQAALAVDGTLRPIPGGTLVGVPGDLDRVATVAEPTAAADVDAGRPLLGPTEDVAVGALVRARLGDQVLERLVDPMLGGVYAGRADDLSLVTTMPALARAARVERTLTGAVRAAQAAAPRAPGSPVFGALAGGLTGLVEAAATASGADVRLGATVRALAPTADGGWRLTLGPVPAPELVDVDAVVLAVPARPAARLLADCAPTVAATVGRLDYASVALVTLALPEPELPELSGFLVPATEGLSIKAATFFTTKWGHLRRADGLALVRASVGRYGEERQVQLPDAELVDTVRRELAEVLGAKLPAPLASHVRRWGGALPQYAPGHLDRVAGARTALRGSRPTLALAGAGYDGVGIPVCVRSGETAADEIIRVLEGAVT; encoded by the coding sequence ATGCGGCGACCGTGGCGGATCGCGGTGGTCGGCGGCGGGATCACCGGGCTGGCCGCCGCCGTCCGGTTGCGTGACCGCGCGCCCGCCGGCACGACGATCACCGTGTACGAGCAGTCCGGCGCCCTCGGTGGCAAGTTGCGCACCGGGCGGCTGGCCGGCGCGACAGTGGAGTTCGGCGCGGAGTCGTTCCTGATGCGGGACCCGGCCGGCGGGGAGTCCGCCGCGGTGGCCCTGGTCCGGCGGCTCGGCCTGACCGACCGGCTCGTGCACCCGACCGTCGGGCAGGCCGCGCTCGCCGTCGACGGGACGCTGCGCCCGATCCCGGGCGGCACGCTGGTGGGCGTACCGGGGGATCTGGACCGGGTGGCGACGGTGGCCGAGCCCACCGCGGCGGCCGACGTGGACGCCGGCCGGCCGCTGCTGGGCCCGACGGAGGACGTCGCGGTCGGCGCGCTGGTCCGGGCCCGGCTCGGCGACCAGGTGCTGGAGCGTCTGGTCGATCCGATGCTCGGCGGCGTGTACGCCGGCCGCGCCGACGACCTCTCGCTGGTCACCACCATGCCGGCGCTGGCCCGGGCGGCCCGGGTCGAGCGCACCCTGACCGGGGCGGTCCGCGCGGCGCAGGCCGCCGCCCCCCGCGCGCCCGGGTCGCCGGTCTTCGGGGCCCTGGCCGGCGGCCTGACCGGGCTGGTCGAGGCGGCGGCCACGGCCAGCGGGGCGGACGTCCGGCTCGGCGCGACGGTCCGGGCGCTGGCCCCGACCGCCGACGGCGGCTGGCGGCTCACCCTCGGGCCCGTCCCGGCCCCGGAGCTCGTCGACGTGGACGCGGTGGTGCTGGCGGTGCCGGCCCGGCCCGCCGCCCGACTGCTCGCCGACTGCGCGCCGACGGTGGCGGCGACCGTCGGCCGACTGGACTACGCCAGCGTCGCCCTGGTCACCCTGGCCCTGCCCGAGCCGGAGTTGCCGGAGCTCTCCGGTTTCCTGGTGCCGGCCACCGAGGGGCTGTCGATCAAGGCGGCGACCTTCTTCACCACCAAGTGGGGGCACCTGCGCCGGGCGGACGGGCTGGCCCTGGTCCGCGCCTCGGTCGGCCGGTACGGCGAGGAGCGGCAGGTGCAGCTCCCCGACGCCGAGCTGGTCGACACCGTGCGCCGGGAGCTGGCCGAGGTGCTCGGCGCGAAGCTGCCGGCCCCGCTGGCCAGCCACGTGCGACGGTGGGGCGGGGCGCTGCCCCAGTACGCCCCGGGGCACCTGGACCGGGTGGCCGGGGCGCGGACGGCCCTGCGCGGGTCCCGGCCGACCCTCGCGCTGGCCGGGGCCGGCTACGACGGGGTCGGCATCCCGGTCTGCGTCCGTTCCGGCGAGACCGCGGCCGACGAGATCATCAGAGTGCTGGAAGGAGCGGTGACGTGA
- a CDS encoding isoamylase early set domain-containing protein translates to MIKRSKLFGNQTRVTFCLPRDVPPGTVSVVGSFNDWQPGRHELVGRRDGTRTVTVKLRPGEYHFRYLATGGVWLDDDQADGIDERGSRLRL, encoded by the coding sequence GTGATCAAGCGCAGCAAGCTCTTCGGTAACCAGACCCGGGTCACCTTCTGCCTGCCCCGGGACGTCCCGCCCGGGACGGTGAGCGTGGTCGGCTCGTTCAACGACTGGCAGCCCGGACGGCACGAGCTGGTCGGCCGCCGTGACGGCACCCGTACGGTCACCGTCAAGCTGCGGCCGGGGGAGTACCACTTCCGGTACCTGGCCACCGGCGGCGTGTGGCTCGACGACGACCAGGCCGACGGGATCGACGAGCGGGGCAGCCGGCTGCGGCTCTGA
- the ligD gene encoding non-homologous end-joining DNA ligase: MGGTSKAVEVEVAGRAVRLSSPDRVIYPGPGFTKADVFHYYLAVGDGIMRALRRRPTTLQRFPDGVEGEMFFQKRVPSRGVPPWVETARIEFPSGRGADELCPADLAHVAWAAQMGTIVFHPWPVRSADVDRPDELRIDLDPQPGTDFADAVTAAGELRALLDELGVTGWPKTSGGRGVHVYLRIAPRWTFTEVRRATIALARELERRRPDLITTAWWKEQRGAHVFVDYNQMARDRTIACAYSLRANARATVSTPVEWDELPDVDPDDLHLGSVPARLAERGDPHAGIDDDPWDITPLLDWADRDDAAGSGDLPYPPDHPKMPGEPKRVQPSRARPENA, from the coding sequence ATGGGTGGCACCAGCAAGGCCGTCGAGGTCGAGGTCGCCGGGCGCGCGGTCCGGTTGAGCAGCCCGGACCGGGTGATCTATCCGGGCCCCGGGTTCACCAAGGCGGACGTCTTCCACTACTACCTCGCGGTCGGCGACGGCATCATGCGGGCGTTGCGGCGTCGCCCGACGACGCTGCAACGCTTCCCCGACGGCGTCGAGGGGGAGATGTTCTTCCAGAAGCGGGTGCCGTCCCGGGGCGTCCCGCCCTGGGTCGAGACCGCCCGGATCGAGTTCCCCAGCGGGCGTGGCGCCGACGAGCTCTGCCCGGCCGACCTGGCGCACGTGGCGTGGGCCGCCCAGATGGGGACGATCGTGTTCCACCCGTGGCCGGTGCGCTCCGCCGACGTGGACCGCCCCGACGAGCTGCGGATCGACCTGGATCCGCAGCCGGGCACCGACTTCGCCGACGCGGTGACCGCCGCCGGTGAGCTGCGTGCCCTCCTCGACGAGTTGGGCGTCACCGGCTGGCCGAAGACCTCCGGCGGCCGGGGGGTGCACGTCTATCTGCGCATCGCCCCGCGCTGGACGTTCACCGAGGTGCGTCGGGCGACCATCGCGCTGGCCCGGGAGCTGGAGCGTCGCCGCCCCGACCTGATCACCACAGCGTGGTGGAAGGAGCAGCGCGGGGCGCACGTCTTCGTCGACTACAACCAGATGGCCCGGGACCGGACGATCGCCTGCGCGTACTCGCTGCGGGCCAACGCGCGGGCCACCGTCTCCACCCCGGTGGAGTGGGACGAGCTGCCCGACGTCGACCCGGACGACCTCCACCTGGGCAGCGTGCCGGCCCGGCTGGCCGAGCGCGGCGACCCGCACGCCGGCATCGACGACGACCCGTGGGACATCACCCCCCTGCTGGACTGGGCCGACCGGGACGACGCCGCCGGCTCGGGTGACCTGCCGTACCCGCCGGACCATCCGAAGATGCCCGGCGAACCGAAGCGGGTGCAGCCGTCCCGGGCCCGCCCGGAGAACGCCTGA
- a CDS encoding lytic polysaccharide monooxygenase — MSTLLRTRRTPFVAGLFAVAATAVLLLSTALTNPASAHGNVLDPASRNYGCWQRWGSNFNDPRMATEDPMCWQAWQADPQAMWNWNGLFREGVAGNHQGAIPDGQLCSGGRTQNGRYNALDTVGAWQTTNLGNSFRIRFFDQASHGADYIRVYATKQGFDALNKPLAWSDLELVGQIGNTPASQWQKVPEGVEINIPANAPGRTGRHIVYTVWQASHLDQSYYLCSDVNFGGTTAPPTTPAPTTPPPTTPPPTTPPPTTPPPTTPPPAGNGCSASYTLVSSWSGGFQGEVKVTAGAAIRGWRVTWSLPSGQQINQGWNANLTTSGGTVTATNVSFNGTLGAGASTTFGFIGSGSAGTPVLTCSATA, encoded by the coding sequence ATGTCCACCCTCTTGCGCACCCGTCGCACACCGTTCGTGGCGGGGCTGTTCGCCGTCGCCGCGACAGCCGTGCTGCTGCTGTCCACGGCGTTGACGAACCCCGCCTCCGCCCACGGCAACGTCCTCGACCCCGCCTCCCGCAACTACGGTTGCTGGCAGCGCTGGGGCAGCAACTTCAACGACCCCCGGATGGCCACCGAGGACCCGATGTGCTGGCAGGCCTGGCAGGCCGACCCGCAGGCCATGTGGAACTGGAACGGCCTGTTCCGCGAGGGGGTCGCCGGTAACCACCAGGGCGCGATCCCGGACGGCCAGCTCTGCTCCGGCGGCCGCACGCAGAACGGCCGGTACAACGCCCTCGACACGGTCGGGGCGTGGCAGACCACGAACCTCGGCAACAGCTTCCGGATCCGGTTCTTCGACCAGGCCAGCCACGGCGCCGACTACATCCGGGTGTACGCCACCAAGCAGGGCTTCGACGCGCTGAACAAGCCGCTCGCCTGGAGTGACCTGGAGCTCGTCGGCCAGATCGGCAACACCCCTGCCTCGCAGTGGCAGAAGGTTCCCGAGGGTGTCGAGATCAACATCCCCGCCAACGCGCCGGGCCGCACCGGCCGGCACATCGTCTACACCGTCTGGCAGGCCAGCCACCTGGACCAGTCGTACTACCTGTGCAGTGACGTCAACTTCGGCGGGACCACCGCTCCCCCGACCACGCCTGCGCCCACCACCCCGCCCCCGACCACGCCCCCGCCGACCACCCCGCCGCCCACCACGCCGCCGCCGACCACTCCGCCGCCCGCCGGGAACGGCTGCTCCGCCAGCTACACCCTGGTCTCCTCCTGGAGCGGCGGCTTCCAGGGTGAGGTCAAGGTGACCGCCGGCGCCGCGATCCGTGGCTGGCGGGTCACCTGGTCGCTGCCCAGCGGCCAGCAGATCAACCAGGGTTGGAACGCCAACCTGACCACCAGTGGTGGCACGGTGACCGCGACGAACGTGTCCTTCAACGGCACGCTCGGCGCCGGGGCCAGCACCACCTTCGGGTTCATCGGCTCGGGCAGCGCCGGCACGCCGGTGCTGACCTGCTCCGCCACCGCCTGA